The genomic interval GCGCTAGAGGCCAATTTGTCTGGTGTTTTGATGCCTGCGGTGCCTTACGACACCATGGTGTGCGCAAGCCAGGGCTTGGTGGCCAGACGCTGGGCTTCAAAGGCCTTGATCTTGTCGGACTGGCGCAGGGTCAGGCCGATGTCGTCAAAACCGTTGAGCAGGCAGTATTTGCGGAAAGCCTGCACCTCGAACGGGATCTCTTCACCCTGCGGGCGAAGAATCACCTGGCGTTCCAAGTCGATGGTGAGCTGGTAGCCGGGGAAGGCGTGCACTTCGTCAAACAGCTGGGCCACCGTGGCCTCGGGCAGCACGATGGGCAAGAGGCCGTTCTTGAAGCAGTTGTTGAAGAAGATGTCGGCAAAACTCGGCGCGATCACGGCGCGAAAGCCGTACTGGTCCAGCGCCCAGGGGGCGTGTTCGCGGCTGGAGCCGCAGCCAAAATTCTTGCGCGCCAGCAGGATGGAGGCGCCTGCATAGCGCGGCTGGTTCAGCACGAAGTCGGGGTTGGGCTTGCGGCTGGCCGGGTCCTGGCCCGGCTCGCCGTGGTCCAGGTAGCGCCACTCATCAAACAGGTTCACGCCGAAGCCGGTCTTCTTGATCGACTTCAGAAACTGCTTGGGGATGATCGCGTCGGTGTCGACGTTCTCGCGGTCCATCGGGGCCACAAGGCCCTGGAGCTTGGTGAATTTCTGCATGACGTTCTTTGTTACTTGGCGGCGCGCTCAAGCGCGCCTCCGGCCCGTTG from Acidovorax sp. FHTAMBA carries:
- the leuD gene encoding 3-isopropylmalate dehydratase small subunit, with protein sequence MQKFTKLQGLVAPMDRENVDTDAIIPKQFLKSIKKTGFGVNLFDEWRYLDHGEPGQDPASRKPNPDFVLNQPRYAGASILLARKNFGCGSSREHAPWALDQYGFRAVIAPSFADIFFNNCFKNGLLPIVLPEATVAQLFDEVHAFPGYQLTIDLERQVILRPQGEEIPFEVQAFRKYCLLNGFDDIGLTLRQSDKIKAFEAQRLATKPWLAHTMVS